In the genome of Cryptococcus neoformans var. neoformans B-3501A chromosome 5, whole genome shotgun sequence, the window ATCAAAAACCCGCACGCACTATACAGCATTCTCAAAGGTCTTCGCCAaaggtggaaagaagaatgctGCGCCTAAAATGACAAAATTCGCCATAGGAGATGGAGTGTTGGTCAGCGTTGAGGGTGGCAACGATGGTGTGGCAGTCTTGATCGATttatgggaagaagaacgatctgaagatgacgaggaggaggatgaagaagacgaagacggagaagaagaaaaaagccCTTTAATGATGGCAGAAGTACACTGGCTTCTGAGACGGCAGGACTTACCCGATGTCAGAAGGAATTTCAAAGTTGATGATGTATGTCGATTTCATCAAAACTCATGGTAGCAAACTCTGACTGACCATGGCATCAGAATGAAGTCTTACTTACTGCGTCATCCACTCGTCGGGTAACAGCTACTATACCAATTAGCCTACTCGACGATACAGTCCCTGTATTATCTCGAACCGAATTCCGCGAGAAATACCCAGAAGAAAAGTCGCATTACCGAGGCTGGGCATACGTCAAAGAAGGTATCTATTGGTGCCAACGAGCTTTCGATAGATTCGCCAAAGGTCAAAACTGTTGGAAGATCGACattgaagaatggaaagaggtcgggaaaaggggagaaggatggacCGTCCCCATttccaaagaagaggaagagcatcCACAAGAACCCGGCCTCGAAAGTTCGGATGAGAGCGACGATGGGAGCGAAGCCCGAGTagaggaggaaagtgatggtgatgaagagagtgaagaggagTCTGACGATCCCGCCGAGTCCATCtcgaagaaaagaaaacgACCGACGAAGACAGCTAAAACCTACGCCAAAAGAGGCAGAAAAGTAGTCACAGCGTCAAGATCTAAACTCCCTCCCAGATCAAAAGCCACTCCTAAATCTCGCAAAGCGACGAAGAAACCCCACCCCGCCACATCGACTTCTTTTTTACCCACCGATTTTATTGCCCCCGAATTACTGCCCACGGATCCTTTCGAGAGAGCTTTACGGATGCTTCACGTTGGTGCAACACCCGAAAGCCTACCCTGtcgcgaagaagaattcgTTGACGTTCTCAGtaaagttgaagaaggtgtagaaagtggtggtggaggttgtCTTTGTAAGTCTCAACGCTGCGCAACGGTTGTCAAGCGGCTCACTCTTCTTTACAGATATCGCAGGTGTCCCCGGAACGGGCAAAACTGCCACGGTCCACGCCGTGGTTAAAGAACTGAAACGTAAAGCTGAAGATGGCGAAATTCCACCCTTTTCATATGTAGAAATTAATGGCCTTAAAATCCCCGCTCCTCAACATGCTTACACTGTTCTGTGGGAGGCTATCAGTAGTTCAAAAGGTGTCGGCGCGAAGACGGCTTTGAAGGGATTAGAGAGACATTTCGGCAAaaaaggtggtggagcgAGAGGTCCTAGAGGTCATACTTTGTAAGCTCCCACCCAGTCTCGCAACTGCGAAAGCGCAATTGATTATCCACAGTGTTGTCCTCATGGATGAGCTCGATCAGCTGCTCACGTCCAAGCAAGACGTGGTCTACAACTTTTTCAACTGGCCAACTATGCGAGACTCTCAACTCTTCGTCATTGCTGTTGCCAATCGTATGGACTTGCCTCAACAACTCGCGGCCAAGATCAAATCTCGTCTTGGCCTTCAGACCATCCTTTTCGAGCCATACGATCGTGCGGCTCTTGTATCTATCGTCCAATCACGACTCATCCCTCATCCCTTGATGCCCAGTCAAGATCCTAAAGTGTTGCTGCCTGATGCCATATCGCTGGCAGCTATGAAGATGGCGGGGACGAATGGTGACGCTCGACGTGTCCTGGACGCTTGCCGACGTGCAGTCGAAGTCGCTCTCGAAAACAAGTCTAAGCCCCCTTCCGCTACGCCTACGGCCCCGCCACCACAACCTGGCCCTCAACCGGTCAGTGCCAAAGCAATGGCCGCCGTCCTTCAAGCTAtgtcttcctccccaaCAACCAAATTCATCCAAGCCTGTTCACTGCAGCAAAAGCTGATGTTGGCTGCACTCGTCAGGTGTgtaagaagagaaggggtgGCTGAGATTGTTTGGAAGAATATCAGGAATGACCATGATGCTTTGATGAGGAGTTTGGCGTTCGATACTTCCGAGCAAGGCGGTAGAGAGGTGGCCCCCAACTTATTGTCAAATTCAGAGCTGGCCCTTGTCTTGACCAGTCTAACTAGCTCGCACGCTCTGGTTTGTTCGGCAGATATCAGCAAGGGAATtgatgagaggaagattgCTTTAGGAATGGAGATTGGTGAAGTGGGAAGGGTCTTGATGAATGAGGGTGACAGCTGGAGGAAAGCGCTGGCTGGTGTATAATTAGTATCGTGTCCTTCATGTTGTAGAGAGCTTTTTAGATAGCATTGATGCCATTTTTTATAACATAGAAACCACCAGGTGGCTGAATTTTTAGAATCTAAATACATCTGCAACTTGGCTGGGTATACGGGTAATTCACACACAGAAAATATATACAAGGTACAGAAATAGCGAAGCAAGAAACGGAAAAACGTCTAGAAGATAGTTTGGAGAGCTTCACCTTCGGGTTTGATGCCTCGGTACGGTACAGTAACCTGTCAATTACATCAGCAATGGACAGAACATTAGCGCGACAGACTTACGTTTGCGTTCTTGCCAAACGTGAAGCCAACCCAGTTGTTCCTCTTTCCGATACCCCTTTCTTCTACTGCCTCAACATCTCTCTGTTTCTTGAACACCTCGGCGTACTTCGCCATGTCTTCGGGACTGGAAAAGCTGTCGAAATAACCAACATCGGTCTCGCCATCAAGTACGGGGACGAATGGAGCTTCAAGTTGTCGAAGGCTGGCAAatggcaaggaagaaaagaagggcaaggattGAACCtcttggagagaagcaacaCGGTCCTTGGGATGAGAGATAAGGGCAGTAACAGCATCCCAGGCAACGTCAGAGAGATTGAAAATGAGGTCTTCGGGCCGGTCATAGACAGGTCGGCGAAGGACTCGAGTCCAGTTCTTCAAGTTTGCCCACGTTTCCTCAGGGGTTGATCCCG includes:
- a CDS encoding hypothetical protein (HMMPfam hit to AAA, ATPase family associated with various cellular activities (AAA), score: 40.8, E(): 3.8e-09), which codes for MTKFAIGDGVLVSVEGGNDGVAVLIDLWEEERSEDDEEEDEEDEDGEEEKSPLMMAEVHWLLRRQDLPDVRRNFKVDDNEVLLTASSTRRVTATIPISLLDDTVPVLSRTEFREKYPEEKSHYRGWAYVKEGIYWCQRAFDRFAKGQNCWKIDIEEWKEVGKRGEGWTVPISKEEEEHPQEPGLESSDESDDGSEARVEEESDGDEESEEESDDPAESISKKRKRPTKTAKTYAKRGRKVVTASRSKLPPRSKATPKSRKATKKPHPATSTSFLPTDFIAPELLPTDPFERALRMLHVGATPESLPCREEEFVDVLSKVEEGVESGGGGCLYIAGVPGTGKTATVHAVVKELKRKAEDGEIPPFSYVEINGLKIPAPQHAYTVLWEAISSSKGVGAKTALKGLERHFGKKGGGARGPRGHTFVVLMDELDQLLTSKQDVVYNFFNWPTMRDSQLFVIAVANRMDLPQQLAAKIKSRLGLQTILFEPYDRAALVSIVQSRLIPHPLMPSQDPKVLLPDAISLAAMKMAGTNGDARRVLDACRRAVEVALENKSKPPSATPTAPPPQPGPQPVSAKAMAAVLQAMSSSPTTKFIQACSLQQKLMLAALVRCVRREGVAEIVWKNIRNDHDALMRSLAFDTSEQGGREVAPNLLSNSELALVLTSLTSSHALVCSADISKGIDERKIALGMEIGEVGRVLMNEGDSWRKALAGV